A single region of the Solwaraspora sp. WMMD791 genome encodes:
- a CDS encoding tetratricopeptide repeat protein: protein MDLLEEYRRANLYFDSGDPSGAARLLEPIIAAEPDNSAVRQLLARSYFQSAQLGRAEEQLRELIARDPSDHYAHHVLGRTLERLGRPAQALRHLRLAAAMRSEHSDYLAALHRVEEKVNGRAS from the coding sequence ATGGATCTGCTGGAGGAGTACCGCCGGGCGAACCTGTACTTCGACTCCGGTGACCCGTCCGGGGCGGCCCGGCTGCTGGAGCCGATCATCGCCGCCGAGCCGGACAACTCGGCCGTCCGCCAACTGCTGGCCCGCTCCTACTTCCAGTCCGCGCAGTTGGGTCGGGCCGAGGAGCAGCTGCGGGAGTTGATCGCCCGGGACCCGAGCGACCACTACGCCCACCACGTGCTGGGCCGTACCCTGGAACGGCTCGGTCGGCCGGCGCAGGCGCTGCGGCACCTGCGGTTGGCCGCCGCCATGCGGTCCGAGCACTCGGACTACCTGGCCGCGCTGCACCGGGTCGAGGAGAAGGTCAACGGAAGGGCGTCGTGA
- a CDS encoding Smr/MutS family protein, whose amino-acid sequence MKLKLDLHDIFNRGQDIDRALKGIIDEAVAKKATLVEIIPGKGSGQLKKRVLRFLDQKEIKQLYHRVEKDSKNFGRLFVHFRWK is encoded by the coding sequence GTGAAGCTCAAACTGGACCTGCACGACATCTTCAACCGTGGCCAGGACATCGACCGGGCGTTGAAGGGGATCATCGACGAGGCGGTGGCCAAGAAGGCCACCCTCGTCGAGATCATTCCCGGCAAGGGTTCCGGCCAGCTGAAGAAGCGGGTGCTGCGGTTTCTCGACCAGAAGGAGATCAAGCAGCTCTACCACCGGGTGGAGAAGGACTCGAAGAACTTCGGTCGGTTGTTCGTCCACTTCCGCTGGAAGTGA
- a CDS encoding TetR/AcrR family transcriptional regulator, which produces MSGKQPTSLRERTRRAVQRDIAEAALQLFVSHGYDATTIDDIAAAVGMSQRSVFRYFATKEDIVVGKFDLGADGMLDNLRTRPGDEPVWTSLRRLFDIVESPAQQQVTKPVQRVILETPALLAVYLGKLQSMQNAVVAVLRERAEAAGTPYAADDPTPRALTAAAFGCLIAAQHAWLVSTTADPLAAYIDRAMATLSPR; this is translated from the coding sequence ATGAGCGGCAAGCAACCCACCAGCCTGCGGGAGCGCACCCGCCGAGCGGTGCAGCGCGACATCGCCGAAGCGGCGCTGCAGCTGTTCGTGTCCCACGGCTACGACGCCACGACCATCGACGACATCGCGGCGGCCGTCGGCATGTCCCAACGCAGCGTCTTCCGGTACTTCGCGACGAAGGAGGACATCGTCGTCGGCAAGTTCGACCTCGGCGCCGACGGCATGCTCGACAACCTGCGGACCCGGCCCGGCGACGAACCGGTCTGGACGTCGCTGCGTCGGCTGTTCGACATCGTGGAGTCACCAGCCCAGCAGCAGGTCACCAAGCCGGTCCAGCGAGTGATCCTGGAGACACCGGCGCTGCTCGCCGTCTACCTGGGCAAACTGCAGAGCATGCAGAACGCCGTCGTCGCCGTGCTGCGCGAGCGCGCCGAGGCGGCCGGCACCCCGTACGCCGCCGACGACCCGACGCCGCGTGCCCTCACCGCCGCCGCCTTCGGCTGCCTGATCGCGGCACAGCACGCCTGGCTGGTATCGACGACGGCCGACCCGCTGGCCGCGTACATCGACCGCGCGATGGCGACGCTCAGCCCACGATGA
- a CDS encoding ROK family protein, whose product MISTLAIDCGGGGIKASVLDETGTMRARPLRVPTPYPLPPERFVETLRGLGDQLPAADRVTVGMPGMIRHGVVVATPHYVTKAGPRTRADPALFAAWSGFDARTALHAAFDLPVLVLNDAEVHGAGVVAGAGCELVLTLGTGLGCALFDGGLLAPHLELSQAPVRWGQSYDTYVGEHERRRLGDAFWSRRVRGVVDGLRPVFCWDRLYLGGGNSRLIRPEQLARMGDDVVVVPNTAGIVGGVRAWTLVGS is encoded by the coding sequence ATGATTTCCACGCTGGCGATCGACTGCGGCGGCGGCGGCATCAAGGCGTCCGTACTCGACGAGACCGGCACCATGCGGGCCCGGCCGCTGCGGGTGCCGACGCCGTACCCGCTGCCGCCGGAACGCTTCGTCGAGACCCTGCGCGGCCTGGGCGACCAACTGCCGGCCGCCGACCGGGTCACCGTCGGCATGCCCGGCATGATCCGCCACGGCGTCGTGGTCGCCACCCCGCACTACGTGACGAAGGCCGGGCCGCGGACCAGGGCCGACCCGGCGCTGTTCGCCGCGTGGTCCGGCTTCGACGCCCGTACGGCGTTGCACGCCGCCTTCGACCTGCCGGTCCTGGTGCTCAACGACGCCGAGGTGCACGGTGCCGGGGTGGTCGCCGGGGCCGGCTGCGAACTGGTCCTGACCCTCGGCACCGGACTCGGCTGCGCGCTGTTCGACGGCGGCCTGCTCGCCCCGCACCTGGAGCTGTCCCAGGCGCCGGTGCGCTGGGGGCAGAGCTACGACACCTACGTCGGCGAGCACGAACGCCGCCGGCTCGGCGACGCGTTCTGGTCCCGGCGGGTACGCGGTGTCGTCGACGGTCTGCGTCCGGTGTTCTGCTGGGACCGGCTCTACCTCGGTGGCGGCAACTCGCGGCTGATCCGTCCCGAACAGCTGGCCAGAATGGGCGACGACGTGGTGGTGGTGCCGAACACCGCCGGCATCGTCGGCGGCGTCCGGGCCTGGACCCTGGTCGGATCGTGA
- a CDS encoding SDR family NAD(P)-dependent oxidoreductase has product MTRTIVITGSSDGIGAAAARQLHDDGHRVVIVGRSPGKTEAVARAIGADHFLADFTRLDEVRTLAADLDATYPRIDVLANNAGGVFGDPTRTVDGFEQTFQINHLAPFLLTRLLIDKLTASRATVIQTSSVGARLAGKLDIDDLNLDRDFDPVRAYSAAKLENILFTTELHRRYHAEGIAAAAFHPGNVATSFGTRSASRLMRFITTNPVTRAMLTTPEKGADQLVWLATSRPGADWEPGLYYEKRRPARRVNSQAYDPDLARRLWERSEQLLG; this is encoded by the coding sequence ATGACCAGGACGATCGTCATAACCGGCTCCAGCGACGGCATCGGCGCTGCGGCCGCCCGCCAACTCCACGACGACGGCCACCGCGTCGTCATCGTCGGTCGATCCCCCGGCAAGACCGAGGCCGTCGCCCGCGCGATCGGCGCGGACCACTTCCTCGCCGACTTCACCCGCCTCGACGAGGTACGCACACTCGCCGCCGATCTCGACGCCACGTACCCGCGCATCGACGTGCTCGCCAACAACGCCGGCGGCGTCTTCGGCGACCCGACCAGGACCGTCGACGGCTTCGAGCAGACGTTCCAGATCAACCACCTGGCGCCGTTCCTGCTGACCCGGCTGCTGATCGACAAGCTGACCGCCTCGCGGGCCACCGTCATCCAGACCTCCAGCGTCGGGGCCCGGCTGGCCGGCAAGCTCGACATCGACGACCTCAACCTCGACCGCGACTTCGACCCGGTACGCGCCTACAGCGCCGCCAAACTGGAGAACATCCTGTTCACCACGGAACTGCACCGCCGCTACCACGCCGAAGGCATCGCCGCCGCCGCGTTCCATCCGGGCAACGTCGCGACCAGCTTCGGCACCCGGTCGGCGAGCCGGCTGATGCGGTTCATCACCACCAACCCGGTCACCCGGGCCATGCTGACCACCCCGGAAAAGGGCGCCGATCAGCTGGTCTGGCTGGCCACCAGTCGGCCCGGCGCCGACTGGGAGCCCGGCTTGTACTACGAGAAGCGCCGACCCGCCCGACGAGTCAACTCCCAGGCGTACGACCCTGATCTCGCCCGCCGACTGTGGGAGCGCTCGGAGCAGCTGCTTGGCTGA
- a CDS encoding RNA polymerase sigma-70 factor, with the protein MSTQDIDPATDIFLSYRNLLFTVAYEMLGSAADAEDVLQETWLRWVDVDLGRIRDRRSYLVRITTRQALNRMRTTKRRREAYVGPWLPEPLLTTPDVSEDVELAESMSIALMLILETLSPTERAVFVLREAFTFSYDEIAAAVGKSPAAVRQIAHRARRHVDARRPRHPVSADQTRAALQSLQRAIETGNPQSLLDVLAPGVVLVGDGGGVKHATLRPVVGADKVARMFLGGLGKVPGTITVQPTLVNGSPALLVHLDGELDGVLTVQVDTGLIAGLYYVRNPRKLARIHTATPLTLGR; encoded by the coding sequence TTGAGTACGCAGGACATCGACCCGGCGACCGACATCTTCCTCAGCTACCGCAACCTTCTGTTCACCGTCGCCTACGAGATGCTCGGATCGGCAGCCGACGCCGAGGATGTTCTACAGGAGACCTGGCTGCGATGGGTCGACGTCGATCTCGGTCGAATCCGCGACCGACGTTCCTACCTGGTTCGCATCACCACCCGCCAGGCGCTCAACCGGATGCGTACGACGAAGCGCCGCAGGGAGGCGTACGTCGGCCCCTGGCTGCCGGAACCGCTACTGACCACCCCCGATGTCTCCGAGGATGTCGAACTCGCCGAAAGCATGTCGATCGCTCTCATGCTGATCCTCGAGACGCTGTCGCCGACCGAGCGGGCCGTCTTCGTGCTGCGCGAGGCCTTCACTTTCAGCTACGACGAAATCGCCGCAGCTGTTGGCAAGAGCCCTGCCGCCGTACGCCAGATCGCCCACCGCGCCCGCCGACACGTCGATGCCCGCCGGCCACGTCACCCGGTTTCGGCAGACCAGACCCGGGCCGCGCTGCAGTCGCTGCAACGCGCGATCGAGACTGGCAACCCGCAGAGCCTGCTGGATGTACTCGCCCCCGGAGTCGTCCTGGTCGGCGACGGTGGCGGCGTCAAGCATGCCACGCTGCGACCGGTCGTCGGTGCCGACAAGGTGGCTCGGATGTTCCTTGGCGGTCTCGGCAAGGTTCCCGGCACCATCACGGTTCAACCGACCTTGGTCAACGGTAGCCCCGCGCTACTCGTGCACCTGGACGGCGAACTCGACGGCGTTCTCACCGTCCAGGTCGACACCGGCCTCATCGCCGGCCTCTACTACGTACGTAACCCGCGCAAACTCGCTCGGATACACACCGCAACCCCGCTGACCCTTGGCCGCTGA
- the nhaA gene encoding Na+/H+ antiporter NhaA yields MADPTPTKASKPDKNPTPPESRRPFQLSSWAEAKFIGDVLRTETVGGGLLLLGAVIALIWANSTWGDTYESLGQFVPWAGGEPLYLDINLAHWAADGLLAIFFFVVGLELKREFVAGELRSPRRAALPVVAAIGGMTAPALIYVLINLNTGDGALRGWAIPTATDIAFALAVLAVIGSHLPQGLRAFLLTLAVVDDLLAITIIAFFYTEQVNFLALGGSLLPLLIFALLLRAGKTWWWALIPLAAVTWTLMHASGVHATIAGVLLGFMVPVLPRKGEHHGLAEHFEHLWRPVSAGFAVPVFAFFAAGVSLRDGGIGSVLTDPVAIGVIAGLVLGKTIGILGATALMTRFTRADLGGLKWVDLLGVSLLAGIGFTVSLLIGELAFGAGSDRDAHVKAAVLIGSLTAALLAAVILIQRNKVYRRISAQEQRDADGDGIPDIYQQQDPPDVTESADGPTAAPDDSR; encoded by the coding sequence ATGGCCGACCCGACCCCCACCAAGGCGTCCAAACCCGACAAGAACCCCACACCGCCCGAGTCCCGCCGGCCGTTCCAACTCTCCTCCTGGGCGGAAGCCAAGTTCATCGGCGACGTGCTGCGCACCGAGACCGTCGGCGGCGGGCTGTTGCTGCTCGGCGCGGTCATCGCGCTGATCTGGGCGAACTCGACCTGGGGCGACACCTACGAAAGCCTCGGGCAGTTCGTGCCGTGGGCCGGTGGGGAACCGCTGTACCTCGACATCAACCTCGCACACTGGGCGGCCGACGGGCTGCTGGCGATCTTCTTCTTCGTGGTCGGTCTCGAACTCAAGCGGGAATTCGTCGCCGGTGAACTGCGCAGCCCGCGCCGCGCCGCTCTGCCGGTGGTCGCCGCGATCGGCGGCATGACGGCACCGGCGCTCATCTACGTACTGATCAACCTGAACACCGGCGACGGCGCGCTGCGCGGCTGGGCGATCCCGACCGCCACCGACATCGCCTTCGCCCTGGCCGTCCTGGCCGTGATCGGCTCCCATCTGCCGCAGGGCCTGCGCGCCTTCCTACTGACCCTGGCCGTCGTCGACGACCTGCTGGCGATCACCATCATCGCCTTCTTCTACACCGAGCAGGTCAACTTCCTCGCCCTCGGCGGCTCACTGCTGCCACTGCTGATCTTCGCGTTGCTGCTGCGGGCCGGAAAGACCTGGTGGTGGGCGCTCATCCCACTGGCCGCCGTCACCTGGACCCTGATGCACGCCTCCGGGGTGCACGCCACCATCGCCGGGGTGCTGCTCGGGTTCATGGTCCCCGTACTGCCCCGCAAGGGCGAACACCACGGCCTCGCCGAGCACTTCGAACACCTGTGGCGACCGGTCTCGGCCGGCTTCGCCGTACCGGTCTTCGCGTTCTTCGCCGCCGGAGTGTCGCTGCGCGACGGCGGCATCGGCTCCGTGCTGACCGACCCCGTGGCCATCGGCGTCATCGCCGGTCTGGTCCTGGGCAAGACCATCGGCATCCTCGGCGCCACCGCGCTGATGACCCGGTTCACCCGGGCCGACCTCGGCGGCCTGAAATGGGTCGACCTGCTCGGGGTGTCCCTACTGGCCGGCATCGGCTTCACCGTGTCGCTGCTGATCGGCGAGTTGGCGTTCGGCGCCGGCAGCGACCGCGACGCCCACGTCAAGGCGGCCGTGCTCATCGGTTCGCTGACCGCCGCCCTGCTCGCCGCCGTCATCCTGATCCAGCGCAACAAGGTCTACCGAAGGATCTCCGCTCAGGAACAGCGCGACGCCGACGGCGACGGGATCCCCGACATCTACCAGCAGCAGGACCCGCCGGACGTCACCGAGTCGGCCGACGGTCCGACAGCGGCACCCGACGACAGCCGCTGA
- a CDS encoding glycosyltransferase yields MKVLILTLGTRGDVQPFVALARELQDRGHHAVLAAPERFADLVTGHGVPFARVDDGPLRVVDSASTVGEVAAGGVRAKFALMRRMRTMVTAVLDDCWQVASTGPGADADLIVHNGQIMAGHHIAERLGVPAVMALPTPVYVPTRQFPWPGQQLPERLPTWLNRSTYAGMTAVTVMFGRTVDRWRAGLGLPRRRGRHDPLRRADGQAAPVLHAVSQAVLPRPTDWPPTARVTGYWFMDAATDATRAVPEPVAAALERGDEPVVFVSFGSMAGPDPVATTQEVVRALRLAGVRGVLATGWGGLQEIPSTADVFATGDLPHDVVFSRVAAIVHHGGAGTTAAAIRAGRPQVICPFVADQPFWGRRMQQLGVAPAPIDQRRLTASGLAAAIRQAVEDPAMIAAARRLGEQVRAEKGVVVAVDLLEQFAEEP; encoded by the coding sequence ATGAAAGTCCTGATCCTGACTCTGGGAACCCGTGGTGACGTGCAGCCGTTCGTGGCGCTGGCCCGCGAACTGCAGGATCGCGGCCATCATGCGGTACTGGCGGCGCCGGAACGGTTCGCTGATCTCGTCACTGGGCACGGGGTGCCGTTCGCCCGGGTGGACGACGGCCCGCTGCGGGTCGTGGACAGCGCCAGCACGGTGGGCGAGGTGGCCGCCGGTGGGGTCCGCGCGAAGTTCGCCCTGATGCGCAGGATGCGGACGATGGTCACCGCCGTGCTCGACGACTGCTGGCAGGTGGCCTCGACCGGGCCGGGCGCCGATGCCGATCTGATCGTGCACAACGGCCAGATCATGGCGGGTCATCACATAGCGGAGAGACTGGGTGTGCCGGCGGTCATGGCTCTGCCGACACCGGTGTACGTGCCCACCCGGCAGTTCCCATGGCCTGGCCAGCAGTTGCCCGAACGGCTCCCGACGTGGCTGAACCGGTCGACCTATGCCGGGATGACGGCGGTGACGGTGATGTTCGGTCGCACCGTGGACCGGTGGCGCGCCGGCCTCGGCCTGCCTCGACGACGCGGCCGGCACGATCCGCTGCGCCGCGCGGACGGCCAGGCTGCTCCCGTACTGCACGCCGTGAGCCAAGCGGTACTGCCCCGCCCGACGGACTGGCCGCCGACGGCCCGCGTCACCGGCTACTGGTTCATGGACGCGGCGACGGATGCGACGAGGGCCGTACCCGAGCCGGTGGCCGCCGCTCTGGAGCGCGGCGACGAGCCGGTGGTTTTCGTCAGCTTCGGCAGCATGGCGGGTCCGGATCCGGTGGCCACGACGCAGGAGGTGGTGCGGGCGTTGCGGCTCGCCGGCGTCCGTGGCGTGCTCGCCACCGGCTGGGGCGGGCTGCAGGAGATTCCGTCGACGGCAGACGTGTTCGCGACCGGGGACCTCCCCCACGACGTGGTGTTTTCCCGGGTGGCGGCGATCGTGCACCACGGTGGCGCCGGCACCACCGCCGCCGCGATCCGAGCGGGCAGACCGCAGGTGATCTGCCCGTTCGTCGCGGACCAGCCGTTCTGGGGCCGCCGGATGCAGCAGCTGGGTGTCGCGCCAGCGCCGATTGACCAACGGCGCCTGACCGCCTCCGGGCTGGCCGCCGCGATCCGCCAGGCCGTCGAGGATCCGGCGATGATCGCCGCCGCGCGTCGGCTGGGCGAACAGGTCCGGGCCGAGAAAGGCGTCGTCGTCGCGGTCGACCTGTTGGAGCAGTTCGCCGAGGAGCCGTAG
- a CDS encoding MerR family transcriptional regulator, protein MRIGELAALVGVSTRTVRHYHHLGLLPEPERLSNGYREYRLRDAVALARVRRLSELGLSLDEIRDVLADDQGRELREVLTELDADLARQQAGIAGRRQRLAALLAAGESVEELDADATVSEEMAEVLRQLPTDGSAFAAMDREMLALLDTGVAPEQRGEFSALFQPLTEPAMLARTQDFYRRLDEIAHADPADARVASLAADLEGFLPAEMTEAIATNADDADGVQWVTAITREFSPAQAEVFRLLVARLRGRR, encoded by the coding sequence ATGCGGATCGGCGAGCTTGCCGCGCTGGTCGGGGTCTCCACCCGGACCGTGCGCCACTACCACCACCTGGGGCTGCTACCCGAGCCCGAACGGCTCTCCAACGGCTACCGGGAGTACCGGCTGCGGGACGCCGTCGCGCTGGCCCGGGTACGCCGGCTGAGCGAGCTGGGGCTCTCCCTCGACGAGATCCGCGACGTGCTCGCCGACGACCAGGGGCGGGAGCTGCGCGAGGTGCTCACCGAGCTGGATGCCGACCTGGCCCGCCAGCAGGCGGGGATCGCCGGCCGGCGGCAACGGCTCGCCGCGCTGCTGGCCGCCGGTGAGTCAGTCGAGGAGCTGGACGCCGATGCCACGGTCTCCGAGGAGATGGCGGAGGTGCTGCGTCAGCTGCCGACCGACGGCTCGGCGTTCGCCGCCATGGACCGGGAGATGCTGGCCCTACTGGACACCGGGGTCGCGCCGGAGCAGCGGGGCGAGTTCAGCGCGCTGTTCCAGCCGTTGACCGAGCCGGCCATGCTGGCCCGAACGCAGGATTTCTATCGGCGGCTCGACGAGATCGCCCACGCCGATCCGGCCGACGCGCGGGTGGCGTCGCTCGCCGCCGACCTGGAGGGTTTCCTGCCGGCCGAGATGACCGAGGCGATCGCCACGAACGCCGACGACGCGGACGGCGTCCAGTGGGTCACCGCGATCACCCGCGAGTTCTCCCCCGCCCAGGCCGAGGTGTTCCGGCTGCTGGTCGCCCGGTTGCGAGGCCGACGATGA
- a CDS encoding ABC-F family ATP-binding cassette domain-containing protein gives MSATLIAKDLSAGHGDRQLFAGLDLVVAPGDVIGLVGANGAGKSTLLRILAGTAAPESGTVTLSPPTATVGLLPQEPQRRPGESVRDFLARRTGVAAAQQAMDAAAEALAAGRAGADDDYAVALERWLDLGGADLAERAEQVVADLGLAVALDQPMTALSGGQAARAQLASLLLSRYDVVLLDEPTNDLDLAGLARLEQFVTGLRAGAVLVSHDREFLTRTVDRIVELDLAQQQVNQYGGGYAGYLAEREVARRHAREAYEEYADTRAGLEARARTQRAWMEKGVRNARRKATDNDKFVPNFRAETAEKQAAKARQTERLIERLEVVEEPRKEWELRMEIAAAPRSGAVVAVLRQAVVRRGGFTLGPLDLQIDWADRVAITGPNGSGKSTLIGALLGRLPLESGESWLGPGVVVGEIDQARQLFLRDEPVLEAFRAAADLAPAQARTVLAKFGLRAGHVLRPAATLSPGERTRAALALLQARGVNLLVLDEPTNHLDLPAIEQLESALESFTGTLLLVTHDRRMLESVRLTRRLTLGGGGGPAFQSLLDLSLD, from the coding sequence ATGAGCGCCACATTGATCGCCAAGGACCTGTCCGCCGGGCACGGTGACCGGCAACTCTTCGCCGGGCTGGACCTCGTCGTCGCGCCGGGGGACGTGATCGGGCTGGTCGGCGCGAACGGTGCCGGCAAGTCGACGCTGCTGCGGATCCTCGCCGGCACGGCCGCGCCCGAGTCGGGCACGGTCACGCTCAGCCCGCCGACCGCCACCGTCGGGCTGCTGCCGCAGGAGCCGCAGCGCAGACCGGGCGAGTCGGTGCGCGACTTCCTGGCCCGCCGGACCGGGGTGGCGGCGGCGCAGCAGGCGATGGACGCCGCCGCCGAGGCCCTCGCGGCCGGCCGGGCCGGCGCCGACGACGACTACGCGGTGGCGCTGGAACGCTGGCTGGATCTCGGCGGTGCCGACCTGGCCGAACGCGCCGAGCAGGTGGTGGCCGATCTGGGTCTGGCGGTGGCGTTGGACCAGCCGATGACGGCGCTCTCCGGCGGCCAGGCGGCCCGCGCCCAGCTCGCCTCGCTGCTGCTCAGCCGCTACGACGTGGTACTGCTCGACGAGCCGACCAACGATCTGGACCTGGCCGGGCTGGCCCGGCTGGAGCAGTTCGTCACCGGGCTGCGGGCCGGTGCCGTACTGGTGTCGCACGACCGGGAGTTCCTGACCCGCACGGTCGACCGGATCGTCGAGCTGGACCTGGCCCAGCAGCAGGTCAACCAGTACGGCGGCGGGTACGCCGGCTATCTGGCCGAGCGGGAGGTGGCCCGCCGGCACGCCCGCGAGGCGTACGAGGAGTACGCCGACACCCGGGCCGGGCTGGAGGCGCGGGCGCGCACCCAGCGGGCCTGGATGGAGAAGGGGGTCCGCAACGCCCGGCGCAAGGCCACCGACAACGACAAGTTCGTCCCCAACTTCCGGGCGGAGACAGCGGAGAAGCAGGCGGCGAAGGCCCGGCAGACCGAGCGGCTGATCGAGCGACTGGAGGTCGTCGAGGAGCCACGTAAGGAGTGGGAGCTGCGGATGGAGATCGCTGCCGCGCCCCGCTCCGGCGCGGTGGTCGCGGTGCTGCGACAAGCGGTGGTACGCCGTGGCGGGTTCACCCTCGGCCCGCTGGATCTGCAGATCGACTGGGCGGACCGGGTGGCGATCACCGGTCCGAACGGGTCGGGCAAATCGACGCTGATCGGTGCACTGCTGGGCCGGTTGCCACTGGAATCGGGTGAGTCGTGGCTCGGCCCAGGAGTGGTGGTCGGCGAGATCGACCAGGCCCGCCAGCTGTTCCTGCGGGACGAGCCGGTGCTGGAGGCGTTCCGGGCGGCGGCCGACCTGGCCCCGGCGCAGGCCCGTACGGTGCTGGCGAAGTTCGGCCTGCGGGCCGGGCACGTGCTGCGGCCGGCGGCCACCCTGTCGCCAGGTGAGCGGACCCGGGCGGCGTTGGCGTTGCTGCAGGCCCGCGGGGTGAACCTGCTGGTGCTCGACGAGCCGACCAACCATCTGGACCTGCCGGCGATCGAGCAGTTGGAGTCGGCGTTGGAGTCGTTCACCGGCACGCTGCTGCTGGTGACCCACGATCGTCGGATGCTGGAGTCGGTCCGGCTGACCCGCCGGCTCACCCTCGGCGGTGGCGGCGGCCCCGCGTTCCAGTCGTTGCTGGACCTGTCCCTGGACTGA